From Kineosporia succinea, the proteins below share one genomic window:
- a CDS encoding LLM class flavin-dependent oxidoreductase, which yields MSTPRMRLNGLRQNTVGHTAMGLWRHPDSRAHEYRTIRHWVETAQILERGGFDALFIADALGPLEVYQGSVAAALRDGIQTPTGNPLLVIPAMAAVTRRLGFAVTVSTTYEQPYALARTMTTLDHLTEGRIGWNVVTSALDSAARNLGLDRQIPHDERYLIADEFMDVTYKLWEGSWEDGAVVRDAEAGVFADPAKVHAIEHRGTYFSVPGIALSEPSVQRTPVIFQAGSSSSGSSFAGRHAEGVFVSTYKAEMACDLSRRFRAQAAAHGRDPQELKIFAIATVVTGATDEAAQDRLKDLQSYTSLEGSLARWSALLDIDLAGLDPDKPLRHAETEGIRGLVDVFTTMDPDREWTPRSLAQFVGVGGGGPVFVGSPARVADEMEQWMEIAEIDGFNLADPIAPAGHREFVDLVVPELRRRGRVWNEYEGETLREYFRGAGLTRVADTHPAAAHRR from the coding sequence ATGAGCACCCCGCGCATGCGCCTGAACGGCTTGCGGCAGAACACGGTTGGGCACACGGCGATGGGTCTGTGGCGTCATCCGGACTCCCGGGCCCACGAGTACCGCACCATTCGCCACTGGGTCGAGACCGCCCAGATCCTCGAACGGGGCGGATTCGACGCCCTGTTCATCGCGGACGCCCTCGGTCCGCTGGAGGTGTACCAGGGTTCGGTCGCCGCGGCCCTGCGTGACGGCATCCAGACCCCCACCGGCAACCCGCTCCTGGTGATCCCGGCGATGGCCGCGGTCACGAGGCGGCTCGGGTTCGCCGTCACCGTGTCCACCACCTACGAGCAGCCCTACGCCCTGGCCCGCACGATGACCACGCTCGATCACCTCACCGAAGGACGCATCGGGTGGAACGTGGTCACCTCGGCCCTCGACTCGGCCGCCCGCAACCTCGGCCTGGACCGGCAGATCCCCCACGACGAGCGCTATCTCATCGCCGACGAGTTCATGGACGTGACCTACAAGCTGTGGGAGGGGAGCTGGGAGGACGGCGCGGTGGTGCGTGACGCCGAGGCCGGCGTGTTCGCCGACCCGGCGAAGGTGCACGCGATCGAGCACCGCGGGACGTACTTCAGCGTGCCCGGTATCGCCCTGTCCGAGCCGTCCGTGCAGCGCACCCCGGTGATCTTCCAGGCCGGGAGCTCGTCCTCGGGAAGCTCTTTCGCGGGCCGGCACGCCGAGGGGGTGTTCGTGAGCACCTACAAGGCGGAGATGGCCTGTGACCTGTCGCGCCGGTTCCGGGCCCAGGCCGCCGCACACGGGCGGGACCCGCAGGAACTGAAGATCTTCGCCATCGCCACGGTGGTGACCGGCGCCACCGACGAGGCCGCGCAGGACCGGCTGAAGGACCTGCAGAGCTACACCTCGCTGGAGGGCAGCCTGGCCCGCTGGAGCGCGCTGCTGGACATCGACCTGGCCGGCCTCGACCCCGACAAGCCGTTGCGGCACGCCGAGACCGAGGGGATCCGGGGCCTGGTCGATGTTTTCACCACCATGGACCCCGATCGCGAATGGACGCCGCGGTCACTCGCGCAGTTCGTGGGCGTGGGTGGTGGCGGGCCGGTGTTCGTGGGCTCTCCCGCCCGGGTGGCCGACGAGATGGAGCAGTGGATGGAGATCGCGGAGATCGACGGGTTCAACCTCGCCGACCCGATCGCCCCGGCCGGGCACCGTGAGTTCGTCGACCTGGTGGTGCCGGAACTGCGCCGCCGGGGACGGGTCTGGAACGAGTACGAGGGTGAGACGTTGCGGGAGTACTTCCGGGGCGCGGGGCTGACGCGGGTGGCGGACACGCATCCGGCTGCGGCCCATCGCCGCTGA
- a CDS encoding sulfurtransferase, whose translation MTTTPLLPPLTTPQELHAVLGDPRLRVVDATGFLDRPVGGGPYTVRSGREGHAQEHIPGAGYADIGGDLSVTGAPRPFTLPSPEDLAAALGRTGLGDGAHVVVYARNTPMWATRLWWLLHYLGHDAVSVLDGGLPGWKAAGLPLSRGPVVLPPAVLTPRPRTDLLATLEDVRDPSPKMLVNALSPSVFRGEGVTSYSRPGRIPGSVNLPWTSLVDGPSLVWHPASVRSRALEPYADDDVVAYCGGGISATVDVFGWYLAGRDDIRLYDGSLAEWSAQPDLPLQTG comes from the coding sequence GTGACCACCACCCCGCTGCTGCCCCCGCTCACCACCCCGCAGGAACTGCACGCCGTGCTCGGCGACCCACGCCTGCGCGTGGTCGACGCCACCGGATTCCTCGACCGCCCCGTGGGCGGTGGTCCCTACACGGTGCGTTCCGGGCGCGAGGGTCATGCCCAGGAGCACATTCCGGGAGCCGGGTACGCGGACATCGGTGGGGACCTGTCGGTGACGGGAGCACCGCGCCCGTTCACCCTGCCCTCGCCGGAGGATCTCGCCGCGGCGCTGGGGCGCACCGGGCTCGGCGACGGGGCGCACGTGGTGGTCTACGCCCGGAACACCCCGATGTGGGCGACCCGGCTGTGGTGGCTGCTGCACTACCTCGGGCACGACGCGGTCTCGGTGCTCGACGGCGGGCTGCCGGGCTGGAAGGCCGCGGGTCTTCCGCTGTCGCGGGGGCCGGTCGTGCTCCCGCCGGCCGTTCTCACCCCGCGACCTCGCACCGATCTGCTGGCCACGCTCGAGGACGTCCGGGACCCCTCGCCGAAAATGCTCGTGAACGCGCTGTCGCCCAGCGTTTTCCGGGGGGAGGGCGTCACCTCGTACAGCCGCCCGGGCCGGATCCCCGGCAGCGTGAACCTGCCCTGGACCTCACTGGTCGACGGGCCCTCACTGGTCTGGCACCCCGCGTCGGTGCGTTCGAGGGCCCTGGAGCCCTACGCGGACGACGATGTCGTGGCCTACTGCGGCGGCGGGATCTCGGCCACCGTCGACGTCTTCGGCTGGTACCTGGCCGGCCGCGACGACATCCGGCTCTACGACGGCTCGCTGGCCGAGTGGTCGGCCCAGCCGGACCTGCCCCTGCAGACCGGCTGA
- a CDS encoding GntR family transcriptional regulator, with amino-acid sequence MTQRTSRPESDSTPGTLFELMRSDILAGEFGATALLQELPLAERYRVSRTPVREALARLEHEGLVEKTGRGHRVRAGTAEDVLEVYEARIVLEGQAAASAAERRSELDLARLQHLHAQVLSGEAERSAHSSWHATIWRASHNRTIEELLHRLTAQLRIYDRGTQETPHDLEQTRTEHEAILSAVRERRPSDARDAMTAHLTRAREVRLHRFGSEA; translated from the coding sequence ATGACCCAACGCACGAGCAGGCCGGAATCCGACAGCACCCCCGGCACCCTGTTCGAGCTGATGCGGTCGGACATCCTGGCCGGTGAGTTCGGCGCGACCGCCCTGCTGCAGGAGCTGCCGCTGGCCGAGCGCTACCGGGTCTCGCGCACCCCGGTCCGGGAGGCCCTGGCCCGGCTCGAGCACGAGGGCCTGGTCGAGAAGACCGGGCGCGGGCACCGCGTGCGCGCGGGTACGGCGGAGGACGTCCTCGAGGTCTACGAGGCGCGCATCGTGCTCGAGGGGCAGGCCGCGGCCAGTGCGGCCGAGCGCCGCTCCGAGCTCGACCTGGCCCGCCTGCAGCACCTGCACGCCCAGGTACTGAGCGGCGAGGCCGAGCGCAGCGCTCACTCCTCGTGGCACGCGACGATCTGGCGGGCCTCGCACAACCGCACGATCGAGGAACTGCTGCACCGGCTCACCGCCCAGCTGCGCATCTACGACCGCGGCACCCAGGAGACCCCGCACGACCTGGAACAGACCCGCACCGAGCACGAGGCGATCCTGTCCGCGGTGCGGGAGCGGCGTCCGTCCGACGCCCGCGACGCGATGACCGCCCACCTGACCCGGGCCCGCGAGGTCCGCCTGCACCGGTTCGGCAGCGAGGCGTAA
- a CDS encoding LLM class flavin-dependent oxidoreductase produces MGSCTTGLVLPVRHRPRSYGYDTILRLAEYADAQPGWNTLWTADSIMALPFLDSGVLLAALAARTRRARLGIGCLASLGFRHPVTVARQWADLDQLSHGRMLLAACPGNGTGTAVENELRTFGMDYAEKVARFEESVTFLRAVSTGATSFHGPFTQVENLDLGAGFVQRPLPTWIAANPSPRAGRATVDRLLGRVARLGTGWMTFNVTPELLRQRVERLHELGPGPFEVCVFLNTNVGLDQNQVLADARERWFQTAPRGVSVDDLDDIAAVGSPEAAADLIGRLAEAGATHLAIEPLSTDVPAQVGALTELLLPRLDLTTPTSASTSERPSRAS; encoded by the coding sequence ATGGGCTCCTGCACCACCGGTCTCGTGCTCCCGGTCCGGCACCGGCCCAGGAGTTACGGCTACGACACGATCCTCCGGCTCGCCGAGTACGCCGACGCGCAGCCGGGCTGGAACACACTGTGGACCGCCGACTCGATCATGGCCCTGCCGTTCCTCGACTCCGGCGTGCTGCTGGCCGCGCTCGCCGCCCGCACCCGCCGGGCCCGCCTGGGCATCGGCTGCCTGGCCTCGCTCGGCTTCCGGCACCCGGTCACGGTGGCCCGGCAGTGGGCCGACCTCGACCAGCTCTCGCACGGGCGCATGCTGCTCGCGGCCTGCCCGGGCAACGGCACCGGCACGGCCGTCGAGAACGAGTTGCGGACGTTCGGCATGGACTACGCCGAGAAGGTCGCCCGGTTCGAGGAGTCGGTGACGTTCCTCCGGGCGGTCAGCACCGGCGCGACGTCCTTCCACGGCCCGTTCACGCAGGTCGAGAACCTCGATCTGGGAGCCGGTTTCGTGCAGCGACCGCTGCCCACCTGGATCGCGGCCAATCCCTCACCACGGGCCGGCCGGGCCACGGTCGATCGCCTGCTGGGGCGGGTCGCGCGGCTGGGCACCGGCTGGATGACCTTCAACGTCACCCCCGAGCTCCTGCGCCAGCGCGTCGAGCGGCTGCACGAGCTGGGCCCCGGGCCGTTCGAGGTCTGCGTCTTCCTCAACACCAACGTCGGTCTCGATCAGAACCAGGTGCTCGCGGACGCGCGGGAGCGCTGGTTCCAGACGGCACCGCGCGGGGTGAGTGTGGACGACCTGGACGACATCGCGGCCGTCGGCTCCCCCGAGGCCGCGGCCGACCTGATCGGCCGGCTCGCCGAGGCCGGGGCCACGCACCTGGCGATCGAGCCGCTCAGCACCGACGTCCCGGCCCAGGTCGGGGCCCTGACCGAACTGCTGCTCCCCCGGCTCGACCTCACGACCCCCACGTCCGCAAGCACGTCCGAAAGGCCCTCCCGAGCATCGTGA